The proteins below are encoded in one region of Bacteroides uniformis:
- a CDS encoding ParA family protein gives MKKATYVAISTQKGGAGKTTLTVLVASYLHYVKGYNVAVVDCDFPQYSIHDMRKRDMKAVMEDGHYKVMAYEQLKRLKKNPYTIRCSRAEDAVKTAENLVAAQPDLDFVFFDLPGTINNADVVQTISKMDYIFTPIIADRVVMESSIKFATVINEQMISTGKSGIKGIYLVWNMVDGREKTELYKAYDKVCAEFALSILETHLPDSKRFRKETAAERKAVFRSTAFPADKILVRGSNLDKLVDEILGIIKN, from the coding sequence ATGAAAAAAGCAACTTATGTGGCAATCTCCACGCAGAAAGGTGGAGCGGGTAAGACAACCCTGACAGTGCTTGTAGCAAGCTATCTGCACTATGTGAAAGGCTACAACGTAGCCGTGGTGGACTGCGATTTTCCACAGTACAGTATCCATGACATGCGCAAGCGCGACATGAAAGCCGTCATGGAGGACGGGCATTACAAGGTGATGGCGTATGAGCAGCTCAAACGGCTGAAGAAGAACCCGTACACCATCAGATGCAGCCGTGCGGAAGATGCGGTAAAGACTGCCGAAAATCTGGTGGCAGCGCAGCCCGACCTCGATTTCGTGTTCTTCGACTTGCCGGGAACCATCAACAATGCCGATGTGGTGCAGACCATTTCCAAAATGGACTACATCTTCACGCCCATCATCGCCGACCGTGTGGTGATGGAGAGTTCCATTAAGTTCGCCACCGTTATCAACGAACAGATGATAAGCACGGGCAAGTCCGGTATCAAAGGGATTTACCTCGTGTGGAACATGGTGGACGGGCGCGAAAAGACGGAACTTTACAAAGCATACGACAAGGTCTGTGCCGAGTTCGCCCTGTCCATTCTGGAAACACATCTGCCGGACAGCAAGCGTTTCCGCAAGGAGACGGCGGCAGAACGCAAGGCAGTATTCCGCTCCACGGCGTTTCCGGCGGACAAAATACTGGTACGCGGCAGCAACCTCGACAAACTCGTCGATGAGATTCTCGGCATCATCAAAAACTGA
- the mobA gene encoding conjugal transfer protein MobA, with product MSEKRRNKGGRNPKLDPAVFRYTVRFSEEEHNSFLSMFEKSGVNAKSVFLKAHFFGQPFKVLKVDKTLVDYYTKLSDFHAQFRAIGTNYNQVVKELRLHFSEKKAMALLYKLEQQTVELVKLSRKIVELSREMQEKWSQKSV from the coding sequence ATGAGTGAAAAAAGAAGAAACAAAGGCGGGAGAAATCCCAAACTCGACCCGGCGGTGTTCCGCTACACCGTCCGTTTCAGTGAGGAGGAACACAACAGTTTCCTCTCCATGTTCGAGAAGTCAGGCGTAAACGCCAAGTCGGTTTTCCTGAAAGCGCACTTCTTCGGGCAGCCGTTCAAGGTGCTGAAAGTGGACAAGACGCTGGTGGATTACTACACCAAACTGTCCGATTTTCATGCGCAGTTCCGCGCGATAGGCACGAACTACAACCAAGTAGTGAAGGAACTGAGGCTGCATTTTTCCGAGAAAAAGGCGATGGCGTTGCTTTACAAGTTGGAGCAACAGACCGTCGAACTCGTAAAACTGAGCCGTAAGATTGTGGAACTTTCAAGGGAGATGCAGGAAAAATGGTCGCAAAAATCAGTGTAG
- the ltrA gene encoding group II intron reverse transcriptase/maturase, with protein sequence MNETKTSCAPADSRNLTWDGMDWSKCEAYVRKLQARIVKAQKEGRHNKVKALQWMLTHSFYAKALAVKRVTSNKGKKTSGVDKQLWDSPKRKYKAIGELKRRGYNPQPLRRVHIKKKNGKLRPLGIPTMKDRAMQALYLMALEPIAETTGDRFSYGFRKKRRTMDAIRQIDTVLNRQHSPEWILEGDIKGCFDHISHDWLLNHIPMDKTILRKWLKCGAVFNGKLFPTEEGTPQGGIISPTLANIALDGLQPLLAERFKRLWRNNKTFHYKVNLIRYADDFIITGRDKELLENEVKPIVIEFLKERGLTLSEEKTTITNIYDGFDFLGFNVRKFGKRLYTSPSKDAQKRFRAKIGDIVKGHKMCKQESLIRMLNPVITGWGNYYRYGASTDAFHGCDNHIYNLTKKWALRRHPKKRKSWVADKYWHEIRGRKWTFAWKYETKSKKVNYLTLKRLSDIHYTPYKQIKGEANPFDPEYDDYFFQRKEQQMLESLKGRKSLLYLWNKQNRICPLCGKEIDCTKAWNVNEISVGGSIVRQLVHNNCYKRNKRKC encoded by the coding sequence ATGAACGAAACTAAAACATCGTGTGCGCCTGCTGATAGTAGGAATCTAACTTGGGACGGCATGGACTGGTCCAAGTGTGAAGCCTATGTCCGAAAGCTACAAGCGCGTATTGTAAAGGCTCAAAAGGAAGGCAGACATAACAAGGTGAAAGCCTTGCAGTGGATGCTGACCCACTCTTTTTACGCCAAGGCATTGGCGGTAAAGAGGGTTACTTCCAACAAAGGGAAGAAAACGTCTGGAGTAGATAAACAGCTTTGGGATTCTCCCAAGCGCAAGTACAAAGCAATCGGTGAACTGAAACGTCGTGGTTACAATCCGCAGCCGCTTCGTAGGGTTCACATCAAGAAAAAGAACGGTAAACTCCGACCGTTGGGAATACCGACAATGAAAGACAGGGCGATGCAGGCATTATATCTCATGGCATTGGAACCGATAGCCGAAACGACAGGCGACCGCTTTTCTTATGGTTTCCGCAAGAAACGCAGGACAATGGACGCTATCCGTCAGATTGATACGGTTCTAAACCGCCAGCATTCCCCCGAATGGATTTTGGAGGGAGACATTAAAGGCTGCTTCGACCATATCAGCCACGACTGGCTTCTTAATCATATCCCTATGGATAAGACGATACTCAGAAAATGGCTGAAATGTGGAGCTGTATTCAATGGCAAACTATTCCCGACAGAAGAGGGTACACCACAAGGAGGTATCATATCACCGACACTTGCAAATATAGCACTTGACGGACTTCAACCACTCTTGGCTGAAAGATTCAAAAGATTATGGCGCAACAATAAGACATTCCACTACAAGGTAAACCTTATTCGTTATGCGGATGACTTTATAATCACAGGTCGAGATAAGGAGCTATTGGAAAACGAAGTCAAACCTATCGTGATAGAATTTCTCAAAGAAAGAGGGCTGACCTTATCCGAAGAGAAAACTACCATTACGAACATATACGACGGTTTTGATTTCTTAGGTTTCAATGTGAGGAAGTTTGGCAAAAGGCTATACACATCCCCGTCCAAAGATGCACAGAAACGCTTCAGGGCAAAAATCGGTGACATCGTTAAAGGACATAAAATGTGTAAGCAGGAATCGCTGATACGAATGCTTAATCCTGTAATCACAGGTTGGGGCAACTATTACCGATATGGTGCATCAACCGATGCTTTTCATGGTTGTGACAATCACATTTACAATCTCACGAAGAAATGGGCTTTACGTCGCCATCCAAAGAAACGCAAGTCTTGGGTTGCAGACAAATATTGGCATGAAATTCGGGGGCGTAAATGGACGTTTGCATGGAAATATGAAACCAAGAGCAAGAAAGTGAACTACCTGACCCTTAAAAGGTTGTCGGATATACATTATACCCCGTACAAGCAAATCAAAGGTGAGGCAAACCCTTTCGACCCGGAATACGATGATTATTTCTTTCAGCGAAAGGAGCAACAAATGCTGGAATCTCTCAAGGGACGTAAGTCTCTCTTATATTTATGGAACAAGCAGAACCGGATTTGTCCGTTATGCGGCAAGGAAATAGATTGTACAAAAGCATGGAACGTCAACGAAATATCTGTTGGTGGTTCGATTGTACGGCAACTTGTCCACAACAACTGCTACAAGCGAAATAAACGAAAATGTTGA
- the mobB gene encoding conjugal transfer protein MobB: MVAKISVGNSLYGALAYNGEKINEAKGRLLTTNRIYNDGTGTMDIHRAMEDFLALMPVRSKVEKPVVHISLNPHPDDILTDTELQNIAREYLEKMGFGNQPYLVFKHEDIDRHHLHIVTVRVDENGRSIDTRNNFYRSKQITRELERKYGLHDAERKNRRLDTPLRKVDASAGDVKKQVGNIVKALNGQYRFQTMGEYRALLSLYNMTVEEAHGNVRRREYHGLVYSVTDDKGNKVGNPFKSSLFGKSVGYEAVQKKFARSKQEFKERKLADMTKRTVLSVLEGTYDKEKFVATLKGKGIDTVLRYTEEGRIYGATFIDHRTGCVLNGSRMGKELSANALQEHFTQPYAGQPSIPLSVMVEGQEDKQGYSGGEYENHSGGMNLFAPEGPAVDAEEEAFIRAMQRKKKKKKRKGLGM; the protein is encoded by the coding sequence ATGGTCGCAAAAATCAGTGTAGGAAACTCGTTGTATGGCGCACTTGCCTACAACGGGGAGAAGATCAACGAGGCGAAAGGGCGGCTTCTGACAACCAACCGCATCTACAATGACGGTACGGGAACGATGGACATCCACCGGGCTATGGAGGACTTTCTCGCTCTGATGCCCGTGCGGTCGAAGGTGGAGAAACCGGTGGTGCATATCTCGCTCAATCCGCATCCCGACGATATTTTGACGGACACGGAGCTTCAGAACATCGCACGGGAGTATCTGGAGAAGATGGGCTTCGGCAACCAGCCGTATCTCGTTTTCAAGCATGAGGACATCGACCGCCACCATCTGCATATCGTGACGGTCAGGGTGGACGAGAACGGCAGGAGCATAGACACCCGGAACAATTTTTACCGGAGCAAGCAGATAACACGCGAACTGGAACGGAAGTACGGGCTGCATGACGCGGAACGCAAGAATCGCCGTCTTGACACGCCGCTGCGCAAGGTGGACGCCTCTGCGGGCGACGTGAAGAAGCAGGTGGGGAATATCGTTAAGGCTTTGAACGGGCAATACCGTTTCCAAACGATGGGAGAATACCGTGCCCTCCTTTCCTTATATAATATGACAGTGGAGGAAGCACATGGCAATGTGCGCAGACGTGAGTATCACGGGCTGGTCTATTCCGTCACGGACGACAAGGGCAACAAGGTCGGCAATCCTTTCAAGTCCTCGCTGTTCGGGAAGTCCGTCGGCTATGAAGCCGTACAGAAGAAGTTTGCCCGTTCCAAGCAGGAGTTTAAGGAGAGGAAACTTGCCGACATGACGAAACGCACCGTCCTTTCCGTGCTGGAAGGCACGTATGACAAGGAGAAGTTTGTAGCCACCCTCAAAGGAAAGGGCATCGACACCGTACTACGCTACACGGAGGAAGGGCGCATCTACGGAGCCACGTTCATCGACCACCGTACGGGCTGCGTGCTGAACGGCTCACGCATGGGCAAGGAACTTTCCGCCAACGCCTTGCAGGAACACTTCACGCAGCCTTACGCTGGACAGCCGTCGATTCCGCTTTCCGTTATGGTGGAGGGACAAGAGGACAAACAAGGATATTCCGGAGGGGAATACGAGAACCATTCGGGTGGTATGAACCTGTTTGCCCCCGAAGGTCCGGCAGTGGACGCCGAGGAGGAAGCCTTCATCCGGGCGATGCAGCGCAAGAAGAAAAAGAAGAAGCGCAAGGGCTTGGGAATGTAA